A segment of the Aureliella helgolandensis genome:
CCATCACCAGCTTCGGACGATGATCGCCAGCATGAGGCTTATCCAAAACGAAGTTGCCGTGGCCTTTTTCGCCCCTAAATTCACCCGCGAAAGGGGCGTCCTTGTAATCAAACTTCAAGAACTTCTGCGGGAACTTCAAGTGGATTGAATTCTTCTTCTCCAAATTGATCGGTGACTGCTGTTCCCAGAAGTGCGTTGGAACGTGATTAGTTGGCGATGACATATGGGCTTCCTTGAATAGAAGGGGCACTCAACACGCGTGCTTTCATTATCTCCGATCGCTCCGCGTCATTCCATAGCCTCCGGCATCTTAGCAAACAGCTACCTCATACTTTTACAAGGGATGAATCCCGAGCTGCTAGAACAGCTGAGGATCTCACTGGAGAAAGCGCACTGAACAGGCCTTAAAGATCGAAGCGATGGTGGGATCCAGCGACGCTACCGCAGCGTCGCCAGAGCCGTAGGAGGCAACAACCTGCGGCAGTTGATAATTCCAGACTGCAAAAGTTGCCCTCTAAGACACGACCTTTTCGCTTTTCCCTGCCTATCCGGATGCTTCCGCAAAATCGCTCGCTGGTCAAGCTTCCTATCCTGAATAGAGCTTCCGTCTCAATCTCCTCAAACTCTTCCTTGCGTCTCAGCGTGAGCCCCGCACCAAAATTTTCAAAAGATTTCACGCAAGCCGCAACGACGCAAAGTTTCTTACAGTCTAAGAATTCCTAAGAGGCAACCGACTTATGCAACAATGTGATTTGCGGCCAACCGGCGACACCCCAAGCGTTCCCCGCTCCCTGAATCGCGCGCATCCTCACATTGTCTCCGCTGGCCGAGTTGCGAATCAATCAGCACCGGCTTGCAGCGACCGGTTAAGGCTACCGCTCCTTCCTTTGCGTCTTAGCGTCTCTGCGTGAGACACACACCAAAACGTCGAACGAGCTCACGCCAAGCCGCAAAGACGCAAAGCTTTTCACAGTCTAAGAAATCCTGAATGGCAACCGACTTATGCAACAATGTGATTAGCGGCCAACAGGCGACACCCCATGCACTCCCCGCTCCCTGAATCGCGCGCATCCTCACATTGTCTCCGCTAGCCGAGTTACGAATCAATCAGCACCGGCTTGCAGCGACCGGTTAAGGCTACCGCTCCTTCCTTTGCGTCTTAGCGTCTCTGCGTGAGACACACACACCAAAACGTCAAACGAGCTCACGCCAAGCCGCAACGACGCAAAGCTTCTTACAGTCTAAGAAATCCTGAACGGCAACCGACTTATGCAACAATGTGATTAGCGGCCAACAGGCGACACCCCATGCACTCCCCGCTCCCTGAATCGCGCGCATCCTCACATTGTCTCCGCTGGCCGAGTTGCGAATCAATCAGCACCGGCTTGCAGCGACCGGTTAAGGCTACCGCTCCTTCCTTTGCGTCTTAGCCTCTTTGCGTGAGACACACAGCTAATCGCCAAAGGAGCTCACGCCAAGCCGCAAAGACGCAAAGCTTTTCACAGTCTAAGAAATCCTGAATGGCAACCGACTTATGCAACAATGTGATTAGCGGCCAACAGGCGACACCCCATGCACTCCCCGCTCCCTGAATCGCGCGCATCCTCACATTGTCTCCGCTAGCCGAGTTACGAATCAATCAGCACCGGCTTGCAGCGACCGGTTAAGGCTACCGCTCCTTCCTTTGCGTCTTAGCCTCTCTGCGTGAGACACACACCAAAACGTCAAACGAGCTCACGCCAAGCCGCAAAGACGCAAAGTTTCTTACAGTCTAAGAAATCCGTTCTTCGGGACTTTTAGTGGTAGGTCGAAAATTGATAGCTTTTAGTTATTCTTCTGGGATGAAAGATCTCAACGAATCACCATATCGCATGATTGGGCCTTGATGATTCATGGCGGGCGGAAGACGTGGACTTGGATTTGCTTGCAAGCAGATTGCGATTCAGATTTCTCACGTAGGGGCAGGCTAACTCGTCCGGCTTGCGAGGCTGCTTGCTCGTTCCTGAACGGACATGGCGGCATATAGACACGATACAGCTCATGACGGAGTTGCGGGCACGGGTGTCTAAGCGGCAATTCCTCGAAGGAGGAATTCAGCTGTACGCACTTGTGCTTACTAGTGTAAGCTGGATTGTTTGACGACTTAGCGGTTGCATTTTGACCAGTTGCCAATCTGGACAAATTGAGAAACTCCCGAATTTGGTGTATTGACTCCCGCCAACGCGAGTATTAGATTTCGTCCAAGCACAGCAATCAGCTGAGCAAGTATCTTAGGGATGGGGAGTTTCTCATGCCTCGTGATCGTAGACTACGAACTGGCTTAACGCTCGTCGAAACCTTGGTGGTTTGCGTCGTCATTGGCATCCTCCTGACGCTACTCCTAACAGGAGTACAGGCCGCGCGTTCCATGGCTAGGCGTTCTGCATGCCTTTTCAATTTCAAGCAGGTGGCGTTGGCGCTTCAGAATTACGAAAGTGCCTCGAAGCGATTTCCGGCTGGCATGATGCGCGGAGAGGGGTGGCTTGTGAAAATCCTCCCGCATATTGAACAAACAGCTCTGCTTGAGGAGGTTCGAAACCACCTGGAGGCTTCCGATGGTATGCCCTTTAGAACGCCTGTTGCAGTCTATATTTGCCCAGAAGATCCGCAGCATTCCAGACTCGGTGCAAGTACAAGCATGGCAGGCAACACAGGGGTTTGGCCTGTGGCCACAGGATTTAGCGGTATGTTTTCACCGATCGGAGAGGCGTTTGCCCGAATGGGATATAGCGGAGCGGGGGAAGTTGCAATTGTTGACGTATCGGATGGTCTCTCTGCAACTATCGCAATTTCAGAGATTTTACATGCGAACTACACCCAAGAGCGATTGAGAGTCAATTGGAATCTGCAGGAGCAATTTGGAGTAGCCGAAGGGGAGGGACTTCGGGCTAAGTGTGAATCACTGCCCCATGCACCTAAATCTAGTGGGTACGTTGGCGATATGAGTAGCCGCGGAACACCGTGGACTTCAGGTGACATGGGCGCAACTTTGTATAATCATCTGTCTGTTCCCAATAGCCCGAGTTGCTACAACTGCACTGACGTGATGTCAGCTTCGATCGCAGCGTCTAGCGCACACAGTGGTTTAATAAATTGCGCTTTTGCGGACGGCCATGTTACTCCAATCCATTCTGCAGTCGATCTAAAGGTTTGGCGAGAAATGGGATCACGCAACGGAGCTGATGAGTTAGTTTCTGATTCGTTTTAGGTTGCTCTAAGGCAATCTACGATGACGACGCTTGGTCGAGATTAGCGGCGATTGCTGATGGTGACTTTACCAACAGAGGGTAGTTTTGCAAACCAAAGCACCCATCGACAAAGATAGGTTGAGGACCTCAACTTCAATTGGAGCATACGGGAACGCTTCGAAGGACGATGCAGAGACCTCGCAGTTGAGACTTACCGAAAAGCCACAGGAGCAACGAAGGCTCTAGTTCTGGAGTTTCACTTGCTGGCACGCCTCGCAATTCGGAGCAAAGGGATTTGGCAATAGGAAATGACCACAGGATGTAACTAAGCAGGGTCGAATGTTTTGTGTTACTGCCTTTTTCCGAGTCGAAGGTCCATGGTGGGACGGCTTGGTCATTCGAAATCCAACTGCACATAGCTCGTAGCGGTTGTAGTTAATGCGGCATAGGCTACAGTCTAAATTCTTGCTCGGGAAATGGTTACAAATGCAGTACGTAGTTTTGACCTTGCTCGCTGTTTGTTGCATTGGATGTAGTGGTAAGCAGCCGAAGCAAATGCCACACGTAGGCCGCCTCCTTCCAACAGCTCCAACTGTGGATTTTGATTCAGACGCGATGCCGCTACAGTTTCCGAAGATAGAGGTTTTTTGCGCTGAGAGAGCTGTGTTCACTGGCGACCTTCGATTCGAAACGTCACTTGGCCAAGCTGGCCTTCTCCAAATGCGTGTTACTAGAAAGTTTCGGTCTCAAGACGTAATTCATGCTACCGGTTCATCAGCACTACTAGAGCCGAATGAAACTCGAACATCGTTTAAATATGAGATAGGGTTCAGCGCACCCAAAGAACCGGGTGAGTACACCGCACAATTGAGTTACGACGACATCGTAATTGCCAAAGCACGAGTTAGAGTCAACTCCAAGCCACGCTAACGCCCGTAAGCCGCTCCCTATTTTGCGGGCGCGTCATCCTTGAACACGCTCCCTAATTCAGAATAGTTCTGTCGAATTGAATGCGAACTTTCTAGCTGCTGTCATCGCATTGTTGATGAAACAAAAGTCGATCGCCACGCTCTCCGAAATGGAGCGATTTGCATACGCACTTGAGCGATCAATTCGTCAGCGATCGCTAGCCCGAAATCAGTTTCTAACTGCCAAAGAAGAAAGCGATATTCTGTTTCTTATGCGCAACTCGGTGTTGGCGGGCGAAACGAACGAAGCGCTTTGGAGATGTTTCTTGGCTGCCCATTGGGGGCGCACTTCCGCGCGAAATGAGATGCAGATCAGCAGTCCAGCACGGCTACTTTGCGCATTTCAACGCTCACCGGTTTGGACGTGGGAACGTGTTTCGAAATCCCCAATGGCGTTCAGGGACTGGCTCCAATCCTGCTCAAGTGAACTTGCCCGACTTGCATTCGGCAACCATCGAAAATATGAATCGCGGAAGCCCGAAAAAATTTGGCAGGTTGTGGAATCGTTCGTACTGCTGGCAACCGCGCACGGCGGCCCCGCTAATCTGGTTGAATGCCGCGACGGTGAGTTCGACGATCCATTTGACGAAGTCTACCGTCGGCTGAGACCAGTTTGGCGATTCGGTAGGACAGGGAGGTTTGACTTTCTCGTCTTGCTAATGGATGCTGGATTGATCTCCTATCAACCGACATCAAGTTATCTTAAAGGCGCTACAGGACCGTTGAAGGGCGCAAGGCTTCTATGGGGCAACGGACTCCCCACCAAGCAAGACGCAAGAGCTGCTGAACTTGCGCAGCAACTAAGTGTATCTTCAATCGTGGTGGAGGATGCACTTTGCAATTGGCAGAAATAAGCACCAAGAGTCAGCCCCCAATATAATGTATTGAGCAGTCGACCAGGCCTGGCAAGCGAGCATTTCGGCTGTAGCACCGTTCGCACAACACCCTGCGCTGCACGCAAAGACTTCTCGGCGGCAGAGAATACCTTATGACTAAACCGGAAAGTAGGTTGCCTGTTGAACGGGTGCTTGCCTCGGACTCCACGATTCTGCGCCAGGCTCCTTGGAACAGTTCCAACAAATGTAGGCCCCCCATAGTTTCCCCCTAATCTGCCACGGGAGCAGCCTAGCTTATTGCCGACAAAACCGTCGATCCCGCGTTGGCCCAGATGTGACGATCATTCGTCGACAGTCCTCGCTTTCCGTATCGCAGTAGGGCTGGGTCTTGCCACCTGCTTGCCAACTATTTCCCTTGTCGACTACTTCACCGCAGCCTTAACAGCAGCAATGACGTCGCTCGGTTCTGCTCGCTTCTTGTAGTCAGCGTCGAGGAATGCGTAGGTGATCTTACCGGAAGAATTGATGACGTACGTTGCCGATAATGGCAGTTCCATTGCGTCGTTGCCGTTGTACTTAGGCAATCGCGACTGATACATCGGTGCGATCACATCGGGCAGCTCGAAGACGATTCCATACAGCTTGGCGAGTGCCAAGTCTTTGTCGTGGAGGGCAACGATTGAAATACCGCTTGCTTCAGCGGTCTCCTTGGCTCTCTCGGGCAACTCGGGGGTCAAGACAATCAGCTTCGCACCCGCGTCTTCGATCTTGTCCAGTGATTGTTGCATGGCTCGCAATTGGAGGTTGCAGTATGGGCACCAGCCACCGCGATACCACATCAAAACGACCGGGCCTTCACTCCACAACTTGCTGAGCGTGACCGAATTCCCCGTCCACCCCTGCAGGGTTCCGTCAACGGCGTCATCACCGACTTGCTTGGCGGACTTCTCGATGCCACTATCGCGAACACGTGAAATTCCCTTGGCGAAGGTCGCCAGTCGATCCGCCGGGGCTTGCTTAGCGAAGCCGGCGGCTTTTTCAGCCAACTGTTCCGAGAGTGTTGGAGTGGTCGATGTTTCTTGTGCCATCGTGGGGATCGCCAATAGAGATGTCAGGAAGAAGGATCTTGTGAGTGCTTGAAACATTATCTGGTTCTCTTGGGTTAAAGTGCTGTGGCTAGTTCTCTTCCGACTCGCCTGCTTCGCAAGGCTAGTTGGCCGCGCCGCCATCGTCCCGAACATGTTGACCGGTTATCCGGCTCGCGGACGTTCCGTGAACTGTGAGGAAATGAACACAATTCGACCGCGGTCGCTCATCCGGCGCAACGCCGCGCAACTCGCTAGGTACATCCCCACGACATTGACGCTGACCATCTTAGGAAACGGCTCCAATATAGTGTCCACGCTCGGACCGCACCTGCCGTTCCCTGCTCAAGGTATGAGTCCGTGTTGTTCGCCAAACCCTGTTTGCGCGCTATCAAGCAGCCCTGCGACTTCCGATTGATCGGTAAGCTTGTATTTCGCTAGGGTAGCCCTGCCTCTCGCCGGTTCGATGTTGCAAACGATCTCTTCCGCCGCTTCTTAGCTGGAATAATAGCAAATAATAACGCTCCATCCCTCGCTGGCAAGTTTGCGGCAAATCTCACTTCCAATGCCGCCTGATCGGCCAACGCGTGCATCGATGCCAGGAACCGCCAGTAAATTCAATCTCAGATCTGCGGCTTGTCCTTCGCCTCGTCGTTGACCGTTGCTTGCCGCATCAAGATCGAAACGTCGGGGTTGCGGTAAAGGTCTTGTACGAAGTGTTCGTAAGTCTCAGCAAAGCGACCGTCCTCGGCAAGATTTCCGAACACCGACTCGAGCTTGATGAAGGCAAGTGGGTCTCGGATCGTCTTTCTGGCCGCTTGTTGCAATGCGGCTTCCTGTTCGTCAACCACATCGAGCGGGTTTCCGTGTCGATCAGTGTGATGCTCGCTGTAGTAGCACCAAGCTGCGATCACGAGCGTTGCATGGGCGATGGGGCCGCCTTGTTCAAGGTTTCTGCGAATCGTGGGCAACAAAAAGACCGGTAACTTGCTTGAGCTCTCGAGGCAGATGCGTGCCAAGCTGTCTTTGATGTTGGGGTTTCCGAAACGCTCGATCAGCGTGCTTTTGTATTGTCCCAAGTCGATGCCTTCGACCGCGTCAAGCATCGGCGTGGCCTCGTCATCAAAGAAGCCTCGCAAGAACGTTACGAAGAGTTCGTCGCCCAGGGTTTGGTCAATGGTTTGATAGCCGAATAGGGAACCAAGCAGACCAAGGACAGAATGGCCAGCGTTGAGTAGCCGCAGTTTCATCGTTTCAAACGGTGTGACGTCGGTGACAAATTGAGCACCAACTTTTTCCCACTCGGGTCGTCCGTTTGAGAAGTTGTCTTCGATGATCCACTGGCAGAACGGTTCGCAAGTGACTGGCCAGGCATCGTCAAGGTCGAGTTGTCTGTGCAAATAGTCGATGTCTGCAGAAGAAGTCACCGGCGTGATCCGATCCACCATCGCATTGGGGAAGCAGACTTCATCTTCGATCCACTTAACAAGATCCGCATCTTGCATCCGAGCAAAACCGAGCAGCATTTTTCGAGTGAGGTCACCGTTGTGTTGGATGTTGTCGCACGATTGCACGGTGATCGCTGGCAGCCCGCGTTCGCGCCGCAAGCGAAGCGCTGCGGTCAGATAGCCGAACACCAACCGGGGTTGCTGCGGATTTTGGACATCGTGAATGGCGTCGGCGTTCGCGGTATCAAAATCGCCACTTGCCGGGTCGACGTTGTAGCCTCCCTCTGTGATCGTCAATGAAACGATCTTGGTGTCGGAGCTTGCCATCTGCTCAATTACCGCCATCGGATCGTCGCAGCCGAGCAAGACATCTACCAGCGATCCGATCACGCGCGTCCGGACATCGCCACCGGGATCTTTCACGATCAGCGTGTAAAGACAATCCTGGTTTCGCAACACCTTCGCAATCTTTCGATCGGCCTCTCGCAGCCCAACCCCGCAAATGCCCCAGGCCGACGCATCGCTCGTATCGCTTGACCGCATTAGTTCGTCGGTGTAGTACGCTTCGTGCGAACGATGGAAGCCGCCAACGCCAACGTGAACGATGCCGGCCTTGATACGAGAACGGTCGTAGCTGGGGGGATTCAGCTCTTCAGGGAGCCGCGAGAGATTTGATTGATTCAATTGCATGGGAGTGCTCCTAGGGTTCACGCTGCGGCGTCCGGACTGAGAGTAACGTTTCGGGCGGATTTGCCTCGGCGAAGTGCCCAGTAGGAAGAGGTGAAGTAAATAATCGTGAAGACGAATCCCCAGGTGTGAAACCAGGCAACGTTCTTGTCATAGGTCGTCATGTCCGGGCTTCCAAACATCACAATCATTGCCAGGATGAGGGTTAGACCTAAACTGGTCCATGCCAGACCACCGAGCCCCTTAGAGAGCATGGTCGTGTCCATGACTGGCTGTCCATCGGAAATCGCTTGTCGCCTCTGC
Coding sequences within it:
- a CDS encoding DUF1559 family PulG-like putative transporter, whose protein sequence is MPRDRRLRTGLTLVETLVVCVVIGILLTLLLTGVQAARSMARRSACLFNFKQVALALQNYESASKRFPAGMMRGEGWLVKILPHIEQTALLEEVRNHLEASDGMPFRTPVAVYICPEDPQHSRLGASTSMAGNTGVWPVATGFSGMFSPIGEAFARMGYSGAGEVAIVDVSDGLSATIAISEILHANYTQERLRVNWNLQEQFGVAEGEGLRAKCESLPHAPKSSGYVGDMSSRGTPWTSGDMGATLYNHLSVPNSPSCYNCTDVMSASIAASSAHSGLINCAFADGHVTPIHSAVDLKVWREMGSRNGADELVSDSF
- a CDS encoding alpha-glutamyl/putrescinyl thymine pyrophosphorylase clade 3 protein; this encodes MNANFLAAVIALLMKQKSIATLSEMERFAYALERSIRQRSLARNQFLTAKEESDILFLMRNSVLAGETNEALWRCFLAAHWGRTSARNEMQISSPARLLCAFQRSPVWTWERVSKSPMAFRDWLQSCSSELARLAFGNHRKYESRKPEKIWQVVESFVLLATAHGGPANLVECRDGEFDDPFDEVYRRLRPVWRFGRTGRFDFLVLLMDAGLISYQPTSSYLKGATGPLKGARLLWGNGLPTKQDARAAELAQQLSVSSIVVEDALCNWQK
- a CDS encoding peroxiredoxin-like family protein, translated to MFQALTRSFFLTSLLAIPTMAQETSTTPTLSEQLAEKAAGFAKQAPADRLATFAKGISRVRDSGIEKSAKQVGDDAVDGTLQGWTGNSVTLSKLWSEGPVVLMWYRGGWCPYCNLQLRAMQQSLDKIEDAGAKLIVLTPELPERAKETAEASGISIVALHDKDLALAKLYGIVFELPDVIAPMYQSRLPKYNGNDAMELPLSATYVINSSGKITYAFLDADYKKRAEPSDVIAAVKAAVK
- a CDS encoding mannitol dehydrogenase family protein, which produces MQLNQSNLSRLPEELNPPSYDRSRIKAGIVHVGVGGFHRSHEAYYTDELMRSSDTSDASAWGICGVGLREADRKIAKVLRNQDCLYTLIVKDPGGDVRTRVIGSLVDVLLGCDDPMAVIEQMASSDTKIVSLTITEGGYNVDPASGDFDTANADAIHDVQNPQQPRLVFGYLTAALRLRRERGLPAITVQSCDNIQHNGDLTRKMLLGFARMQDADLVKWIEDEVCFPNAMVDRITPVTSSADIDYLHRQLDLDDAWPVTCEPFCQWIIEDNFSNGRPEWEKVGAQFVTDVTPFETMKLRLLNAGHSVLGLLGSLFGYQTIDQTLGDELFVTFLRGFFDDEATPMLDAVEGIDLGQYKSTLIERFGNPNIKDSLARICLESSSKLPVFLLPTIRRNLEQGGPIAHATLVIAAWCYYSEHHTDRHGNPLDVVDEQEAALQQAARKTIRDPLAFIKLESVFGNLAEDGRFAETYEHFVQDLYRNPDVSILMRQATVNDEAKDKPQI